Part of the Mauremys reevesii isolate NIE-2019 linkage group 4, ASM1616193v1, whole genome shotgun sequence genome is shown below.
GAAGAGATTCATCTATTGGTTCAGTTGTCGCTAACTCCAGCCTGAATTGGTTCCCTTTTCCCTCATCCTAGATTTCAGATCCAGCAGGTAGACATCTGGGTTAGCCATCAGCTTGGTCAAAGTACACCTGGCTGCCATATCAACCTTTCATTCCCCGGTTAAGGGATTCTCCATATTTGGTCACCTGGTATTGTCTAGATTTATTAAGGACCTATGGAATCTCTTCCCTCAGTTGTGTCTCTGCCTGTTATGAGTTTGCTGGTGTTCAGCCCTCTCAGGGGGAGAGAGCAAAGTCAACCAGATCACAGGCAACATCTACTGTATTTTTTAAGAATGTTCCAGTATCTGAGCTATATAGAGCCACTACTTGGGCTTTGGTATGTTTCTGAAGCATTACTGCCTGTTCCACGCCATCAGATCCGATGTGGTACTTGGGTCTGTAGCACCATCTTCAgttctggactctgttctgaagctcccttctcctcctgggaTACTGCTCAGAAGTCACCTGAAGTGAAGCACCCAttgggacactactcaaagaaggaaCGATTACTCACCCGGTGCAGTAATTGGatttcttcgagatgtgtcccactgggtgctccactacccaccctccttcccctctgcttcagttGTTCCCTTGGGGACACCTGGGTAGAGAACGAGTTGAGGGCAGTTTTCCTGCATGCCTGTAAATAGCCTTGATGTTTGCTGAGGCATAGGGCGCAAATGCAGGCCAAACGGACACTGCTAGAAATCTCCAGCCAAGGGCCTGAGAGGCACATGCACACCTGAAGTAGAGCACCCAAAGGGACACAAATGTCGAAGAACTACAGTTACTGGTCAGGGTGAGTAACATTTCCATCTTCTATCACATGGGATAGACATGTTGGGTCAGATGCATAAAAGCTGTCCTGGGGAGGCAGGAGAGTTGTAATGTGCATTTCCCTGCATCGATGAGCATCTCTGTGTCCCAGGGAGGGTTTGACCCAAGCTCAGACTGGTCTAGTTAATGTTACCACCTTCCTCAGAGTTTCCATTTGGTTGGAGAGCAGCTTTAACCAAACCTCTGCAGGTGAGAGATGCAGTGAGAGGGGAGGCATTCTATCAACCACCCCAAGCCATGCCCCTGTCCCTGTCGGTACTGTCCTCCTATTGGGCTGTGCTGACTGCTgtgctgcttcccaccacctgagAAGAGGAAACTGTGATGGtttccctccaccacacccttctctcaggatcaggcccgtGCATTATGCTTTTCCATTTCATGCCTGATCTGTCTCTTGACTGGTGATGCCTTCATACCATAGGCATCCTGAGCACCGTATTCCCAAACGTCCCTCTGATCATCCTGTGTGACCGATGTCTCTCTTTATGTGAGGCAGGTTGATTCCCTACTCAGAATGCAGAGGCAGAGCAGCCGTTTTTATTCCTTGCAATGCTGATTTATGCGGATTGTTGATTTTTGTGGGTTCAATGCTGGGGATCTCACCGTCTCGTAAGCAGAGCTGTTTGTTCCCATCAGGCTCCTACTGTAGTGGGCGGGGGAGGGATAACATTATTTTAATCACTCTGAAATAATTTTCTTGCTGAATATTGTTAGAACTGGATGGGCTAAGCCAACTGAGTTTCCAAGACAACCTGTCCTATCATGAAGATGACCACATATCTGTTGATTCAAGAACTACCTCTGAGAGTAGGAGTACCATGCAAGCCAAAGGCCCTGGAATGGAGGCTAGCAGTGCCCATAGCCTTAGCCAACAAGCCACAGAAGGGAGCTTGCAAATGGAGACGGCGTTCAGCAACCAGGGATTTGAAGGAAATGACGCAACTGACAGCTCATCCGCTTGGAGCCCTGAGGTATGGTGAATTATTCTGTATTACACACAGTGTTTCTGTTCCCTCGAGATGTCTGGGCTTCTTGTCCGAAATGTAAGGGAAGAAATGAAGTGAAAAATCAATTGGCACAACCCAGGATAGTAATCCCTAAGTGCATGCATGCACTCACCTTGGTGTGTGTGTTCCCTTTTCCTGATACTTTGCCTGCTGGAATTTTGAATAGACTTCACTCGTATTCCTTCAGAGAGGCTGTTTTCTCATCTGACTTCACACACTAATCATATCACAACCATTTCCCGCTTGACAGAAGTTACTATGAATTAGCTAACAATGTGTTGTCATGCTTTGAGGGAGGTAAGTGGATTTGTTACTGCCCGTGTATGTGGTGTGTGTCTGTAGGGATACAGTGTGATTACTGAGTCAGATCCTTGGTTCCCCTTCTGGCTGCTTTCCATTGCTCAGGCAGCATGAAGCACCTGGAAAGTTGCCGTAAAGGGACAGCCGGGGGCTTCCCTAGCTTAGCTAGCTGTTTCTCACACTGCCCTCCATAGACACAGAGCACATTTCTACAGCAGGCTGGTGGGGTTTACAGCCCCCTTTTGTCTCCTGCACCCAGCCTATTCACCAGGCAGGTCTTGGCCAGacctaaggatctggcccttatttcAAAGCAAATACTCCAGTTCCTAAGAGAGCCCTTATTGGGTTAGCTCACCATGTACCCTACTCCTCTTTCTATATGATTCAATAGGGGTTGTtcctttattattaaaaaaaatcaggggaTTATTATTGACCAGCTGATTAATTTCTGCAAGAGTATTGAATAGCatccagtatttaaaaaaaaaaaaaagcacagaagGTCACATCTCTGAGTCAAAAAAGAACATCCCTTAGCTGCACAAGGTAATCTCTTTGCCCCAGGAAAAACAGGGCTTGGTAGAAAATATTCCCTTCCTGTGAGCAAGCTGCTTCCACCCAGTTGAAGAGAGTGAAAGCAGCTTCTCAGTGCATGGGCTTTTGACATTCACATAGAGGCACAAAAATAGGCAGTCATTTTGAATGCTGCACAGATCAGCTCTGCATCTATGCCCTGATACACCAGAACCTCCTGCAATAACAGTCTGGACCCTTTTTTCTACATTACTGTGAGCCATGAGGTTTATCTGTGTATCCTGTGCCCATTTCTCTGTCTAGTccatgctcatcaccatggtGCACAAGTGCTGTGGAATCTCAAGTGTCCTCTTTTCATTTATATTTTGAATGTGCCTATCATTCTGCCCCAGGTGCATGTATATTAACAACATGAACAGCGCATAGAGAATTACAGAGTTCAGATACACCTGGATCCTGATTTGTTTGCTGTGAATAGCTTCTCATCTGACTTCATTATGTGGCTtaatggaagatttttttttttgagtgaacTAAATGTTCTAACATTCCAGAAATACCCAAACATTGCTGTGCTACTTTCAAACAGGCCTCTGTTTGGAGACAAAATCTGTAATGTTGTGCTTCCACAGTGGATATTCAAAGGGCATTTCAAGGCTGCTCCCATAATTACCTGCTTTGTgagatttaattatttttctggcagGAATGTGTAttttacatatatacacactCTGTCCTGTACTGATGATCTGTTAAAAAGACACACTATACTGAGAGGGGTATTTGTCTTAAATCTGTGTAGATTCATACAGTTTAAGGAGTGAAGGGACCAtcagattatctagtctgactatCAGGCCCTATAATTTTCCCCACTTCCTCCTGTATTGATCCCAATACATCAGTACACCTTACTGGgaaagaaaaacatttatttcatatGGAAATATTTAACTCCACACAGCATTTGGATTTCAGTCCAGTTGCTCGTATTTACAGAATATTTATGGCCCAATATATATTAACCCACgaaagttaatgggaattttaccaGTGCCTTCATTAGGAGCAGGAGTAAGCTTCTGCAAGCAACCTCTGCCATATAGGAAACTTGAACATGAGCAGGTTCCAGACATCGGAGAGGTCTTTGGAAGTGCCAGCTGGCTGTTGACTTTGTGCTCCACTGCCAGCACAAATCATCACTGAAGGTAGTTTAGCAAGCCATGGAAGGGTAACACCACTGGAGAAACATTTTCTGGTGCCAGAGGGTTGATGTAGCTTCtgccacttctcccacctccttaggGTCAGTGTGAGGGACATAGCCAAAACTAAGAGAGGTTGGTCGAGACAATCTGATATCCAATTCTTCAATGGCTACTGTATTAGTATTTGGTGAGGGGACTGGTAGTTGGCATGATTTAGAGCAGCCTGAAGGCCATCTTTGAATACTTTATCCTACAGGGCCGTGCATCATCCACAAAACTGCTGCTTTCCAGCTCAAGTACAAGTGGAGGCAATGACTAGGTGCACGTAAAGTTACACACTAAATGTAGTCCCCCGCATAGCAAGCCACAAACCCATTGGGATCCCACTTCCTGAATGGCAAATGCAcatggtaaaaatgggaatgaacaTGTTTGGGGAGAAGTAGGCTTAAGTGCAATCTTTCTCGTGCTTGCTCCTTAAGCCTTACTCCAGCAACCCGGTGGAAGCAGCTTGACAGCCACGCAGCGTCACTCACATGATCAGGTTCTCCGGAACAACTTGTCCTGCATTGCACTTACGCGTGCAAAGTCCTGTCTCTGTGGTGTGCTGGAACAAGCCGTCTGTATGTGCTCATTGGGTGTCATTCTTCTTTGGCTAGCATTAGCAAGAATTCTGCGTGGACAGAGAGGGACAGTTTTTCACtgcattcctctctctctctctaacttgTATTTGCATGCACCAGTCAAGTAACTGCAAACTACCGTAACTAGCCTATGTGAAAGTGGAAATGTGGGATTTTACACTTATATGTTTAAGAGCCTAAATATTTGTCAGGTAGATTGAAGGGAGGTAGTTGAAAAGTTGGCTTTGTTTGATAAATAGACCCCATTAGTGCTTCTTAAGGGGATCACTATTACTGCTCCTAATCTATGCTGTAATTAGATCCACATGTTGAAAAGAaatcttagtttaaaaacaaaagataaaGGCTTGAGTTGCCCTTCTCCTTAGACTGCCAGCAATGGGCCTTGATTCACCTTCTGGGTATTAACTGGAAATCTTGCCCTAGTCCAGAGTATACACAGGTTTAAATACAAGTAATGGATTGTTATAGCAATGCCTTTATCACATGAAACACATTCTGAGATAAAAAGCACCTTTAAACAGAAACTCGCACACCCCCATCAACAGGCGAAGTGAGCAACAGTGGGGTGTTTCATCTTGTTTAatcaaataaatgttttaaagaagCTGAAAGAAAGGGTCATTTGAGAATTGTTTTACATACGTGTTGCTTGTATGTTTTGCGATCTCATCATGAAAATATGAGGGGTCAAAGTGAAGAGAAGATTCGAGGCACTTTGGAGGGAGACGCCCACAGTGGAAGATGAGCCAAAGAGTATTTGATTCAAAGATTgcaaggcaagaagggaccattgtgatcatctaatctgttCTCCGGTACaaccccaaataattcctagagcagatcttttcgaaaaatatctaatcttgatttaaaaatggccagtgatggagaaccccCCATGAcccttgttccaatggttaattacccgtatgccttatttccagtctgaatttgtctagcttcaactttcagccattggctcatgttataccttcctctgctagacggaagagcccattgttaaatatttgttccccatgtagatacttacagactgtaaccAAGTCGCCCtgtaatcttctctttgttaagctaaatagattgagctctttgagtctgtcaccacaaggcatgttttctaatcctgtaatcattctcgtcactcttttctgaaccctttctaatttatcaacatccttcttgaattgtgagcaccagaactggacacagtactccagcagcagtcgcagcagtgccaaacacagaggtaaaataacctctctactcattcttgagattcccctgtttatacatcccaggacTGCATTCAGCTTTTCAACCACCGTGTCaccctgggagctcatgttcaactggttatccaccatgacccccaaatctttttcagaggcaCAGCTTCCCAGAATATGGTCCTCCAGTCTCTAAATATGGCCTACGTTctgtgttcctagatgtatacatatttacatttagccatatcaaAAGGCGAATTGTTTGCATGCACCTGGTTTACCAAGCAATCTAGCTCACTGTCAGTgacctgcatccgacgaagtgggtattcacccacgaaagctcatgctccaatacgtctgttagtctatgaggtgccacaggactctttgctgcttttacagatccagactaacacggctacccctctgatacaggtcAGTGACCTGTTTTctgcattatttaccactcccccgaTCTGATCTGACTACTTTTCTGTATCACCACATCTACTGCTCTTGCTGCAAGCAAATTCAGAACAACAGCCCACCACTTGGTTGTGAATGAGATGCAGTACAGAATCCAACAGTTAACCAGAGTTGGCCCCTCAAGAAAAAAAAGGGGCATTTAGAGGCTTTGTTTTGCTAAATGCCTGCCTGCTCTCCAAATACGAGGGTGAGCAGAATAAAAACACCACAAAGTGTATGTTCACATCACCATATAACATTTCCAAGGTGGGTACTGTATTcacacttggggtatgtctacactgcatctgggagggAGCCCTCCGAGCCTGGGTCGACAGAATAGTAACTATGTAGATGGTGTGACTTGGGCTGGGGCTCGGCTCTCAAGCCTTGAAGTGgggggcttgagagcctgagctgAACTGtgtacacagctgtttttagcacactagcacAAGCCCATCAACCCGGGCTGGAAGGCTCAGAATcagatgcagtgtagatgtaggcAGTCGAGGGGTAGCCGATTTGGAAGATGCACATAAGGAGGAGGTGATGTCTGTGTTCTTATTGCAAATGGTGCTTTGCTCGGGATATTTCTTCACCCACAGTCCATCTAGGGATTGAGTTGATGaagctataataataataataaattcctagttcttatatagcacttttcattggtAGATGCCAATGTGCCTTATATTTGGTCTCTGTCATGTTTGCCAGTTATCCTATTTCAAATGATCTTCGAGGTGTTTGATTTAATAGGGCCTGTATAAGAAAATGCTTTTTTAATATATACTCCTTTATTTATTCTCTCCATGGCAGGAACATGATGGAGGGAATAATCTTGCAGCTCATCACAGTGCCCATGAACCCATTTCTAAATGTGGTGACCTAGACATCCTCCTCGATTATAAGGCCTCGAGCCAAAAGCTGCTGGTAACTATCCTGGAAGCTAAGGATATCCCAGACAAAGATCGCAGTGGTGTGAACACCTGGCAAGTTCACACAGTCCTGATGCCCAGCAAGAAACAGAGGGGAAAGTCGAGCATTCAgaaaggacccatcccagtgttCAAAGACAAAATGACCTTTAATAAGCTGGAGCCAGAGAAGCTGAGTAGCTACGCACTCAGGTTCCGTCTCTATGCAGTGCACAAAATGATCCGGGAACAGATGATGGGGGAGCAACTGTTTTATCTGAGGAGCCTAAACCAGGAGGGGGAAGTGAAGGTGACACTGGTTTTGGAGCCAAGGAGCGATATGAGTGTAAGTctattaattctttgcatcattGGCGGAGGTGGAGGGGTACAGCTTACTTGGCTAATCCACCAACCTCTTCATTAAGGATTCTTAAACATGCTGCTGGCCCATTTCCTAGCACCACTATTCAGATCTCAGTTTTCATCCTGGTCTCAAGCGATGAATGTCAGCACTAGTTAGAGAAAGCTCAGTGCTCAGCGTCCATGGTACTTGATGCATTCACTTCTGCTCCCTTTTAGACATTTCAGTAGGATTGAAAGGGAGCACGGGTGcatggtttttaaaatgattgtttgccagaagctaggaatgggtgacaggagatggatcacttggtgattttctgttcattccctctggggccacctggtattggccactgtcgtaagacaggatactggactagatggacctttggtctgacccagtatggccattcctatgttctttcATAATACAGAATTTCCACCTTGTATGTATTCAGGGACCAGATCTTTCTGTGTAATCTCTTGTGTTCTGAGGTTAGAGGGCCAAGTTTTCAAAATTAGGCAGACAAGTTCCATCCACAAAAGATGAATTCATGGTCTCAGACTGGTAACTGCTCATAAATATGGAGTAGAACCCACAAAAAGGTCCATTGCCCACACAACCAACCTTCCATTTTGCATCCATAATTACCCATTTGCATGCACGCATGCATGTTTTCTACCAGTTGGACACTTCTTTGGCTTGAACATCTTAAGCAGCCTCTTGTACATTCCAGAGAACTGCCCAGTTCTCAGAGTCCTATGTATAGACACTGAATATCACCACAAGAGCATTCTAGCTGGGATTTTCCAAGGAGTCTGAGGAAGTTTGGTGCCTTGTTTCTGTAGGATTTGGTCACATTGCTCCTCTAGTCTCCTTGGAAAATCCCAATTTCCAATCCCAGATTAGATCATCTATCAtatcagatatcagaggggtcgccgtgttagtctggatctataaaaagcagcagagagtcctgtggcaccttatagactaacagacgtattggagcatgagctttcgtgggtgaatacccacttcgtcagatgcatgtagtggaaatttccaggggcaggtataaatatgcaggcaagaatcaggctagagataacaaggttagctCAGTCAGGGAAGATGAGgctgttcacacctcaactgctagaagggggggggcaagtggggcaatttgctccgggccctgcaggggcccccacgagagttttttggggcccctggagtggggtccttcactcgctccaggggccccggaaaactctcgcggggcctgggcccccggagcttcttccgctccaggtcttcggcagcaattcggcggcggggggatggtgtccttcctctctgggacccaccgccgaagtgccccgaagacctacggcggggggtccttctgccccgggacccactgccaaagtgccgggtcttcggcagcaagaccccagccccctgaatcctctgggcggccctgcacaaaATGAATAATAAACCCTGCATTTGGGGGGGAAGAACTGAACATGATGGTAACTAGGAAGAAAGCAAGAAAATATACAGCAAGTGACACAAAAGATAGAAGATTGTGCTAGACACAttccatcagaaagtcattttcagGGAAATTTACTCTACTTTTGATGTACTGGAGCATATGTTTATCTCAAAGACTTTGATTTACACTGGTAATAACACATTAGTCAGGGCTTCTGGCCTCTAGAGAGAGAATATTGACAGATGTGTTTCTGCAAAGTGATGCTGGAGACTTGTTCCTGCATTTCTATCTTCTGCCCCATTGTTATTCATGCAGATGATTCTTAGTCATTGGCAACTCCTAGGAGAACATCACAACTCTATCCAATGAGACCACAAGGCATACATTAAAGGGGGAGCGGTGTTGAGCATTCCAGAGGGACTCTCTTTGCTCTTTCCCTGCAGAGTGGAGACTCGCAGCTCAGTCTGTCGGCCATCTCGCACAGCGATAGCGCTTCTTCAACACAGTCCCTGTCGCACGGAGGTGTACCAGAGCTGCTGGTGGGACTGTCGTACAATGCGACTACCGGACGGTTGTCAGTAGAGATGATCAAAGGCAGCCATTTCCGCAACCTTGCTATTAACAGGCCGCCCGGTAAGTGAAGTCTCTCGTAATGGCATACCTATTCGATAGAGCCACTGAGCCACAACCTAGTTTTATTTTCTTGATATAGTTTTTGCCACATCAAGCTATCCAATTAAAGCATTTCCCAGTTGAGTCTCTGCACATTTGACTTTTACATTTAATagtgaaataaaaaatattattcCAAATGCCTGTGCATTTTGAATAAAGTATCTGTCTCTGGTACTGATGTGGCTGccattaccatagtatcagaGCTCCTCACAATATTTAACGTATTTATCCCAGTGAGGCAAAGAAGtggtattagccccattttatagaggggaactgaggcacggaacCACTAAGTgatctgcccaaggtcacacaggaagcctgcgGGAAAGCAGGGctttgaacccaggtctttggACCAGCCATCCTCtctaatataaaaaataaaattggagcCAAGAGAACATACTTAATGCTTTAATTGTGTCTAGTGCTCGTGAAGCGTGACAGGTTCACAGCGATGCTGACCAAACTCTGCGCTTTATTCACTGTGCTTTGCTGCCAATGTGCCTCATTCAAAGCTCCTCTAGGTACCGTCTCTAGGGGCGAGTTCAAACTTCATGGCCCTTCAGTCTTTGGGCTGTCATCTCATCCTAGAACTAGCGTCAATTGAGGAGGTATTTTTGGTGGTGTGGTTACTTGCCCATTGAGAACTGGACATAAGCATCAGACATATACCTGATGGCAACAACATTTGGTCACTATGAACCTGGGCTCAATTTGAACTGGGGATCTATAAATGAAGACTCTTTGGGCTTGAACCTGCAGAGTGGTGCGCACCTTTGGCTCCGATCCACCAAAGCATTTTAGCACACACTTAAATGTAAGCATGTGGGTAGTTCCATTGAAGTACTTAATTGCTTCGCTAGCTTGTGGCCAGAGTGCTCagaaccttgcaggatcaagccctatatCCCATTACCTAATACCCATAGCTAGCCAAGAAATAAGATTTTCttaaaatttcaatgaaaatcttCAAATGTGTTGTGGTCACAGGTCTAGCTGCCCCTTTCTGGGCTCTCGGAGTGCCCCCAACTCAGGTCTTGGGCCTCGTGCTCTTTCCTGCCTGCAGTTCTTCAACTCTTAGACCAGGACCTGGGCTGTACTACCTTGTGTATGAAACAATCTTGTCCTGCAGGTCCAGCTGGTTTCAGGCACCTGTGGTTCTTCCCTTCAAGAGGCAGTGACCAGTGGTATATAGGAAccaaacagccttcttaaaattattatttgtttggCAGTGGGAACAAAGTGTAggagaaaaaggattttaaaacaacagagTCTGCACACATGTCTATCTTGCCTTGATTCTAATCCTCCCACAAAGGTGACCTCAGCAAGCCTAGCTTCCTCCTACACACCCAGTGGGCCCCTGTGTCTGTCTGGTTTCCCTGTAGCCCTCTGTCCCGCTGAAGGTATTGCAGAGTTTACTTGGTTGACTGGCACCCAGATTA
Proteins encoded:
- the SYT16 gene encoding synaptotagmin-16 isoform X4, with translation MATDITPEAIGFLSAVGVFIVLLTVLFLLINKKLCFEKIGGLPCLEQPGRRKHYKERSGVHEGLVNSYGEDEELTTSSDSDDEVIKQFAISVSRSQSFRSGVSEKATQAGSERKPKFNRLLSNHEEYSTEASECEELDGLSQLSFQDNLSYHEDDHISVDSRTTSESRSTMQAKGPGMEASSAHSLSQQATEGSLQMETAFSNQGFEGNDATDSSSAWSPEEHDGGNNLAAHHSAHEPISKCGDLDILLDYKASSQKLLVTILEAKDIPDKDRSGVNTWQVHTVLMPSKKQRGKSSIQKGPIPVFKDKMTFNKLEPEKLSSYALRFRLYAVHKMIREQMMGEQLFYLRSLNQEGEVKVTLVLEPRSDMSSGDSQLSLSAISHSDSASSTQSLSHGGVPELLVGLSYNATTGRLSVEMIKGSHFRNLAINRPPDTYGKLCLLNSMGQEMSRCKTSIRRGQPNPIYKETFVFQVALFQLSDVTLMISIYNRRSMKRKEMIGWISMGQNSSGEEEQNHWQEMKETKGQQVCRWHNLLES
- the SYT16 gene encoding synaptotagmin-16 isoform X3, with product MVAPCSGVIYSINPFVVTPEAIGFLSAVGVFIVLLTVLFLLINKKLCFEKIGGLPCLEQPGRRKHYKERSGVHEGLVNSYGEDEELTTSSDSDDEVIKQFAISVSRSQSFRSGVSEKATQAGSERKPKFNRLLSNHEEYSTEASECEELDGLSQLSFQDNLSYHEDDHISVDSRTTSESRSTMQAKGPGMEASSAHSLSQQATEGSLQMETAFSNQGFEGNDATDSSSAWSPEEHDGGNNLAAHHSAHEPISKCGDLDILLDYKASSQKLLVTILEAKDIPDKDRSGVNTWQVHTVLMPSKKQRGKSSIQKGPIPVFKDKMTFNKLEPEKLSSYALRFRLYAVHKMIREQMMGEQLFYLRSLNQEGEVKVTLVLEPRSDMSSGDSQLSLSAISHSDSASSTQSLSHGGVPELLVGLSYNATTGRLSVEMIKGSHFRNLAINRPPDTYGKLCLLNSMGQEMSRCKTSIRRGQPNPIYKETFVFQVALFQLSDVTLMISIYNRRSMKRKEMIGWISMGQNSSGEEEQNHWQEMKETKGQQVCRWHNLLES
- the SYT16 gene encoding synaptotagmin-16 isoform X2, with translation MASQNAQSFLQPLSSWMSRMYEAVQQAGDSLSSSLVNLSRVDHKSEEDENQDLEDSDGSYKDYSEDSEDEGSFSQNMKGAEHVHLEDGHFPSTSHDLDSQAPAGGSNMSLQWQKRVRSGTSSSEQRPDDTSSLSSQGFYQEYDGHQLLGMLPAIPEEEGYLNRQIRDLQHDLDVAGSLENINGKACVEELDGLSQLSFQDNLSYHEDDHISVDSRTTSESRSTMQAKGPGMEASSAHSLSQQATEGSLQMETAFSNQGFEGNDATDSSSAWSPEEHDGGNNLAAHHSAHEPISKCGDLDILLDYKASSQKLLVTILEAKDIPDKDRSGVNTWQVHTVLMPSKKQRGKSSIQKGPIPVFKDKMTFNKLEPEKLSSYALRFRLYAVHKMIREQMMGEQLFYLRSLNQEGEVKVTLVLEPRSDMSSGDSQLSLSAISHSDSASSTQSLSHGGVPELLVGLSYNATTGRLSVEMIKGSHFRNLAINRPPDTYGKLCLLNSMGQEMSRCKTSIRRGQPNPIYKETFVFQVALFQLSDVTLMISIYNRRSMKRKEMIGWISMGQNSSGEEEQNHWQEMKETKGQQVCRWHNLLES